In one Melospiza melodia melodia isolate bMelMel2 chromosome 5, bMelMel2.pri, whole genome shotgun sequence genomic region, the following are encoded:
- the TMEM150C gene encoding transmembrane protein 150C isoform X1 — MASGMDGKKCSVWMFLPLVFTLFTSAGLWIVYFIAVEDNKILPLSVPDRKPGPKRPPYISIAGDAPPASCVFSQVMNMAAFLALVVAVLRFIQLKPKVLTPWLNISGLVALCLASFGMTLLGNFQLSNDEEIHNVGTSLTFGFGTLACWIQSALTLKINLKNEGRKAGIPRVALSASITLCVVLYFILMAQGIHMYASRIQWGLVMCFLCYFGTFAVEFRHYRFEIICSEYQENFLSFSESLSEASEYQTDQV, encoded by the exons ATGGCCT CAGGTATGGATGGAAAGAAATGCAGCGTGTGGATGTTTTTACCTCTCGTCTTCACCCTGTTTACATCAGCTGGATTATGGATAGT GTACTTTATAGCAGTGGAAGATAACAAAATTCTCCCACTAAGTGTACCAGATAG GAAACCTGGTCCCAAAAGACCACCTTATATAAG TATTGCAGGTGATGCACCTCCTGCAAGCTGTGTGTTTAGTCAAGTCATGAACATGGCAGCATTTCTAG CGCTTGTTGTGGCTGTCCTGCGCTTCATTCAGCTGAAGCCCAAGGTGCTCACCCCGTGGCTGAACATCAGTGGCTTGGTGGCTCTGTGCTTGGCCTCTTTTGGGATGACCCTGCTCGGCAACTTTCAG CTCTCCAATGATGAGGAGATCCACAACGTGGGCACATCTCTGACCTTTGGCTTTGGGACACTGGCATGCTGGATCCAGTCTGCCCTCACCCTCAAGATCAACCTGAAGAACGAGGGGCGGAAAGCTGGGATTCCACGGGTGGCTCTGTCAGCCAGCATCACACTCTGCGTGGTGCTCT ATTTCATCCTTATGGCCCAGGGCATTCACATGTATGCTTCCAGGATCCAGTGGGGCCTAGTGATGTGCTTCCTGTGCTACTTTGGCACCTTTGCAGTGGAGTTCAGGCATTACAGATTTGAGATAATTTGTTCTGAGTACCAGGAAAACTTTCTGAGCTTTTCTGAAAGCTTATCAGAAGCCTCTGAGTACCAGACAGATCAGGTGTAG
- the TMEM150C gene encoding transmembrane protein 150C isoform X2 produces the protein MACMDGKKCSVWMFLPLVFTLFTSAGLWIVYFIAVEDNKILPLSVPDRKPGPKRPPYISIAGDAPPASCVFSQVMNMAAFLALVVAVLRFIQLKPKVLTPWLNISGLVALCLASFGMTLLGNFQLSNDEEIHNVGTSLTFGFGTLACWIQSALTLKINLKNEGRKAGIPRVALSASITLCVVLYFILMAQGIHMYASRIQWGLVMCFLCYFGTFAVEFRHYRFEIICSEYQENFLSFSESLSEASEYQTDQV, from the exons ATGGCCT GTATGGATGGAAAGAAATGCAGCGTGTGGATGTTTTTACCTCTCGTCTTCACCCTGTTTACATCAGCTGGATTATGGATAGT GTACTTTATAGCAGTGGAAGATAACAAAATTCTCCCACTAAGTGTACCAGATAG GAAACCTGGTCCCAAAAGACCACCTTATATAAG TATTGCAGGTGATGCACCTCCTGCAAGCTGTGTGTTTAGTCAAGTCATGAACATGGCAGCATTTCTAG CGCTTGTTGTGGCTGTCCTGCGCTTCATTCAGCTGAAGCCCAAGGTGCTCACCCCGTGGCTGAACATCAGTGGCTTGGTGGCTCTGTGCTTGGCCTCTTTTGGGATGACCCTGCTCGGCAACTTTCAG CTCTCCAATGATGAGGAGATCCACAACGTGGGCACATCTCTGACCTTTGGCTTTGGGACACTGGCATGCTGGATCCAGTCTGCCCTCACCCTCAAGATCAACCTGAAGAACGAGGGGCGGAAAGCTGGGATTCCACGGGTGGCTCTGTCAGCCAGCATCACACTCTGCGTGGTGCTCT ATTTCATCCTTATGGCCCAGGGCATTCACATGTATGCTTCCAGGATCCAGTGGGGCCTAGTGATGTGCTTCCTGTGCTACTTTGGCACCTTTGCAGTGGAGTTCAGGCATTACAGATTTGAGATAATTTGTTCTGAGTACCAGGAAAACTTTCTGAGCTTTTCTGAAAGCTTATCAGAAGCCTCTGAGTACCAGACAGATCAGGTGTAG